The Methylocaldum marinum genome includes the window CCGGCGCTCGGCCAATCTCAGCCATTACGGACCGAACGTCCGAACTCCTCGATAGCCTGATCGGACAAGGGATGATCGCCCATTTCGAGCAACAGGGGCAAAGGAATGGTGACGTGATGGGCTCCCGCGATGACGGCCTGCACCACTTCGCTTGCGGATTTGAGACTCGCGACCAGGATCGTGGTCGTCGTGTCGCAGGCATCGACCACCGCCCGCATCTCCGAAACCAGCGCCGTACCGTCACCTTGCAAGCGCGTGCTGCGGTTCACGTAAGCAATCGAGTATGCGACCCCCGCCTCGCAGGTGAGATAGGTCTGCGCGGCGCCGTAACTGGCCGTCATGCCGACCTTGACGCCTTCTCTCGCAAATTTCGCGGCCAGTACCAAATTTTCGGCGGTCATCCCGATCTTTAGCGCGACATTGGACCGCAGAGCCAAAAAGCGCCGGGCTTCCGCTTCGCGCTCGGCCACCGTCGGCGCGGTCAGTTGATAAAAAACCGGACCGGGACAAATGTCGGCCAGTTCGGCGATCGCGTCCTCCGGCGTGCGGTCGACTTTCGCCAACAAGATCGGATTCGTGGTGATTCCGGCGACGAAGCCGAGCGCCATCGCCTGGCGCGCGTCGGCCGGCAGGGCTGAATCCAGAAACAAGGACATCGTGTTCTCCTCAAGGTTGAAATCTTTTGGCAATGGGTTG containing:
- a CDS encoding transaldolase family protein: MSLFLDSALPADARQAMALGFVAGITTNPILLAKVDRTPEDAIAELADICPGPVFYQLTAPTVAEREAEARRFLALRSNVALKIGMTAENLVLAAKFAREGVKVGMTASYGAAQTYLTCEAGVAYSIAYVNRSTRLQGDGTALVSEMRAVVDACDTTTTILVASLKSASEVVQAVIAGAHHVTIPLPLLLEMGDHPLSDQAIEEFGRSVRNG